The genomic region CCGTCGGGGACGACCCGGCTGACCAGGCCGAGCCGCTCCGCCTCGGCGGCGTCGACGAGCCGGCCGGTGAGCAGCAGCTCGTGCGACCGCCCGGCGCCGATCAGCCGGGGCAGCAGCCAGCTCACCCCGATGTCGCAGCCGGACAGGCCGATGCGGACGAACGCGGCGTTGAACCGGGCGGAGGTGGCGGCGACCCGGATGTCGGCGGCCAGCGCCAGGCCGAATCCGCCGCCCGCCGCCGGCCCGTTCACCGCGGCGATCACCGGCTGTGCGAGGTTGCGCAGCCGGGGGACGAGGGCCGCGATCGCCTGTTGGGTGTGCAGGCGGGCCTGCGGGGAGGCATCGGCCTCGCCCGCCCGCTTGCCCGGCATGCTGAACAGGTCCAGCCCGGCGCAGAATCCGCGACCGGCGCCGGTCAGCACCACGACCCGGCACGCCTCGTCGGCGGTCACCTCGTCGAGGGCGTGGTGCAGGTCGCGGATCATTTCCGCGGACAGTGCGTTGAGCCGCTCCGGCCGGTTCATCGTCAGCACGCGCACGCCCGGCGCGGGCTGCGTCACCAGCACCGTGCGGCCCTCGGCCGCAGTGTCCCGCAGATACAGATCGCCGTTGAGGTACACGGGCCCGCCCTTCGCTCGGATCGGCCGTCTCGGACAGGCCGTCTCGGATCGGCCCTCTCGGATCGCCGGCGCTGGCGTCGCGCCTTCGGGGGCCGTGGGCGACGCCGGCCCGGTCGGGTCAGCTCGTCGTCGGGGGCATCGGCCTCGGCCGGCTGGTATCACGGTGGACCCGGAAGAGCGCCTCCTGGCTCAGGCTCGCGCCGAGGATGCCGTCGGCGGTGTGGATCGTGCCGGAGTACAGCCCGCGTCCCCCCGCCGCCGAGTGCGGGACCAGGTCGAGCAGCACCCAGTCGTCCATCCGGATCGGCCGGTGGAACCAGACGGCGTGGTCGAGGCTCGCGCCCGAGAGGGCCGCGCCGCCGGGAAACGCCGCGAGGCCGGTGAAGGTGTCCGACAGGTAGGTCAGGACGCAGGCGTGCAGCAGCCGGTCGTCGGGCAGCGCGACGGTGCTGCGCGCCCACACGCGGGTGGGCCACCCGGAGTTCTCGTAGGGCTGTTTCGGCAGCCGGCCCTCGATCGAGAACAGCCGACCGAAGCGCAGCTGGTCGGCCGTGTCCGGGTCGCCGGCGTCGGGCATCGGGTCGACCTGGTGGTCGGCGCCGTCCTCCGGGACCTGGAACGACACCGACATGTTGAAGATGACCTTGCCGCCCTGGACGGCGACGACCCGGCGGGCGGAGAACGACCGGCCGTCCCGGTCCCGCTCCACCCGGAAGATCGTCGGCCGGGAGGCGTCCCCGCTGCGCAGGTAGTAGCCGTGTAACGAGTGCGGGACGCGCCCGGTGGGCACCGTGCGTCCGGCGGCGAGCAACGCCTGGGCGGCGACCTGCC from Frankia alni ACN14a harbors:
- a CDS encoding acyl-CoA thioesterase, with product MSSVPPPAEPGASILDLLELEELDQDLYRALTVFEDRYSLYGGQVAAQALLAAGRTVPTGRVPHSLHGYYLRSGDASRPTIFRVERDRDGRSFSARRVVAVQGGKVIFNMSVSFQVPEDGADHQVDPMPDAGDPDTADQLRFGRLFSIEGRLPKQPYENSGWPTRVWARSTVALPDDRLLHACVLTYLSDTFTGLAAFPGGAALSGASLDHAVWFHRPIRMDDWVLLDLVPHSAAGGRGLYSGTIHTADGILGASLSQEALFRVHRDTSRPRPMPPTTS
- a CDS encoding enoyl-CoA hydratase/isomerase family protein; this encodes MYLNGDLYLRDTAAEGRTVLVTQPAPGVRVLTMNRPERLNALSAEMIRDLHHALDEVTADEACRVVVLTGAGRGFCAGLDLFSMPGKRAGEADASPQARLHTQQAIAALVPRLRNLAQPVIAAVNGPAAGGGFGLALAADIRVAATSARFNAAFVRIGLSGCDIGVSWLLPRLIGAGRSHELLLTGRLVDAAEAERLGLVSRVVPDGETLDAALEIAAQITANSPMGVWMTKEVAWSQLEVGSLQAGIDLENRTQIMTAFTRDHTEQISAFREKRPPTYTNG